In the Acropora muricata isolate sample 2 chromosome 10, ASM3666990v1, whole genome shotgun sequence genome, one interval contains:
- the LOC136930777 gene encoding uncharacterized protein, protein MALRRLEGTEHRLLKSPEIARTYIDCIEQYTLKGYIRKVPKEDRPTARWFLPHFPIVRPERTTTKTRIVFDASARYQGVSLNDVICQGPKLQRELFHVLLRFRKNPVALVCDIAEMYLRIEIAPEDRPFHRFLWRDLDQQKVPEEYEFSRVVFGVNSSPFLAQFVTQHHAETHRTEYPLAAETALKSTYMDDSMDSVTDDQQGIELHKQLSQLWKRAGMQARKWLSNSPVVLSEIPPEDRASEIDLKEGSLPSIKTLGILWQAAKDAFTFKVQPPDNHFSFTKRNFLSKVATLFDPLGFLAPFIIRAKVLLQDLWAAGLDWDDPFGEALVRRSRNWFEELPELAQISVPRCLQPMKDEITISSSLQTFVDASEDAYGSVVYYRNVYPSGLITSVIVAAKTSVAPLRAISVPRLELMGAVLGLRLTKEISKALNVSDVVFWSDSVDVLWWLRNASRRFKPFVANRVAEIQSLTSSNQWRYVSTENNPADLATRGVIASGLACSEIWWQGPKFLKKPESEWPENLIQASSSSQKEFRSRGRFSKAETNKGQESTLTAVTINESRDWRLNPQRFSSWTRLLRVHAWVSRFLDNCCLSKDQRITGELTIDEIRNAENQIIAQAQQQAFPDEYRMLAQGKNLPHSSKLLQLRPVLDEDELVRCDGRLRYAECLPYDTRFPIILPRGHYVTTLIVKHYHEKGYHASGTNQTLADLSSRFWIIAAREEIRAWEKNSTECRKRKAKPASQVMAPLPRIRVKEPLRAFSKIAVDFAGPFFTIQGRGKARQKRYLCLFTCLLSRAVHLELAFGLDTDAFLNAFYRMVNRRGLPQEVVSDNGGNFVGAEKELRELAKNLDEDKIQRSVANKGIRWHFNPPLAPHFGGVHEIMIKAAKRAIFAILGSADVNDEELMTAFTGAEALINSRPLTYQSANPSDDVPLTPNHFLHGQIGGQFAPESVDDNKNLNIKKRWRRIQELVKHFWRRWMREWLPNLNSRKKWLKTQRNLQVGDIVLLISPDAPRGQWPLARVIEVYPGEDGRVRVAKVQVGRNTLTRSISKLCPLEICKQ, encoded by the coding sequence ATGGCACTTCGAAGACTTGAAGGAACAGAACACAGGCTTCTGAAGAGCCCGGAGATCGCTAGAACCTATATAGACTGTATTGAGCAGTACACTTTAAAAGGGTACATCAGAAAAGTTCCAAAGGAGGATCGACCCACGGCCAGGTGGTTTCTTCCTCATTTTCCAATTGTGAGGCCTGAAAGAACTACTACAAAGACGCGTATCGTTTTTGATGCCTCTGCACGGTATCAAGGAGTTTCTTTAAACGATGTGATTTGTCAGGGACCAAAGTTACAACGTGAGCTTTTCCACGTTTTGCTCCGTTTTCGGAAAAACCCCGTTGCTCTGGTCTGTGACATCGCAGAAATGTATCTGAGGATTGAGATCGCACCTGAAGACCGTCCTTTTCACCGGTTTCTCTGGAGAGACTTAGACCAACAGAAAGTTCCAGAAGAGTACGAATTTAGTCGTGTTGTATTTGGAGTAAATTCGTCGCCATTTCTTGCTCAGTTCGTCACCCAACATCATGCTGAAACACATAGAACTGAGTACCCACTCGCGGCCGAAACCGCCCTCAAATCGACCTACATGGATGACAGTATGGATTCAGTGACTGATGACCAGCAAGGAATCGAACTACACAAGCAATTGTCACAACTTTGGAAACGTGCAGGAATGCAAGCGCGAAAGTGGTTGTCCAACTCTCCAGTTGTGCTGAGCGAAATTCCACCGGAAGACAGAGCTTCAGAGATTGATTTAAAAGAAGGATCCCTACCCTCTATCAAAACCCTTGGAATATTGTGGCAGGCAGCAAAGGATGCGTTCACTTTCAAGGTTCAACCACCTGATAACCACTTTTCCTTTACGAAACGCAACTTTCTATCAAAAGTGGCAACTTTGTTCGATCCACTCGGGTTCCTCGCACCGTTTATCATCAGAGCCAAAGTCCTGTTACAAGACCTTTGGGCTGCGGGACTAGATTGGGACGATCCTTTCGGAGAAGCCTTGGTGCGTAGAAGTCGAAATTGGTTTGAAGAATTGCCCGAACTAGCTCAGATCAGCGTCCCACGATGTTTACAACCAATGAAAGATGAAATAACAATTTCCTCATCCCTGCAAACCTTCGTAGATGCTTCTGAAGATGCTTACGGTTCCGTCGTATATTACAGAAATGTTTATCCAAGTGGCCTAATAACCAGCGTTATTGTGGCCGCAAAGACAAGCGTCGCTCCCCTTAGAGCAATTAGTGTTCCACGCCTGGAATTGATGGGTGCTGTGCTTGGTTTAAGGCTAACTAAAGAGATTTCAAAGGCGCTTAATGTATCGGACGTAGTTTTCTGGTCAGACAGCGTAGATGTACTCTGGTGGTTGCGTAACGCGAGTCGACGTTTCAAGCCATTTGTTGCTAACAGAGTTGCTGAAATTCAAAGTTTAACCAGTTCCAATCAGTGGAGATATGTTTCAACGGAAAACAATCCCGCGGACCTTGCTACAAGAGGTGTAATAGCATCTGGTCTAGCTTGTTCCGAAATATGGTGGCAAGGCCCtaaattcttgaaaaaaccaGAGTCTGAATGGCCAGAGAATCTGATTCAAGCGTCATCATCATCGCAAAAAGAATTCAGATCAAGAGGACGTTTCAGCAAAGCAGAAACCAACAAGGGTCAAGAAAGCACACTAACTGCGGTTACGATAAATGAATCACGTGACTGGCGTTTGAACCCGCAACGATTTTCAAGTTGGACCCGACTTTTGAGGGTTCACGCGTGGGTATCCCGTTTCCTGGACAACTGTTGTCTGTCAAAAGACCAGCGAATAACTGGAGAACTCACGATTGACGAAATCAGAAATGCAGAAAACCAGATTATCGCACAAGCCCAGCAACAAGCATTTCCTGATGAATACCGCATGTTGGCCCAAGGAAAGAATCTGCCACACTCAAGCAAACTTCTTCAACTTCGACCAGTGCTCGACGAGGACGAACTTGTGCGTTGTGATGGACGACTCAGATATGCCGAATGTCTTCCGTACGATACGCGTTTTCCAATTATTCTCCCACGAGGACACTATGTTACCACCTTGATAGTTAAACACTACCACGAGAAGGGCTATCACGCGAGCGGAACTAATCAAACCCTAGCTGATTTGTCCTCACGTTTTTGGATCATTGCAGCCAGAGAGGAAATAAGAGCCTGGGAGAAGAACAGTACGGAATGCAGAAAACGAAAAGCAAAGCCTGCCAGCCAAGTGATGGCGCCTTTGCCACGGATAAGAGTGAAAGAACCTCTTCGAGCGTTTTCCAAAATTGCGGTAGACTTTGCTGGCCCGTTTTTCACCATACAAGGAAGAGGGAAAGCTAGACAAAAGCGCTATTTATGCTTATTCACTTGCTTGTTATCGAGAGCCGTGCATTTGGAACTCGCATTTGGACTTGACACCGATGCATTTTTGAACGCGTTTTATCGCATGGTCAATCGTAGAGGTCTTCCTCAGGAGGTTGTCTCGGACAATGGAGGAAACTTTGTTGGAGCTGAAAAGGAACTACGTGAACTAGCTAAGAATCTTGACGAGGATAAAATTCAGAGGTCTGTGGCAAATAAAGGTATCAGATGGCATTTCAATCCGCCATTAGCACCTCATTTCGGGGGAGTACACGAAATCATGATTAAGGCGGCCAAGAGAgcaatctttgcaattttggggTCAGCGGACGTAAACGATGAAGAACTGATGACGGCTTTTACTGGTGCAGAAGCTTTGATAAACTCAAGACCGCTTACCTACCAGTCTGCGAATCCAAGCGACGATGTACCTCTCACGCCGAATCATTTTCTTCATGGACAGATTGGCGGTCAATTTGCCCCAGAGAGTGTGGATGACAACAAGAATTTAAACATTAAGAAAAGATGGCGAAGAATTCAAGAACTTGTCAAACATTTCTGGCGCCGATGGATGAGAGAATGGTTACCCAATCTCAATTCGAGAAAGAAATGGCttaaaactcaaagaaatcttcAAGTCGGAGACATTGTTCTATTAATATCTCCAGACGCCCCTCGTGGCCAATGGCCTCTTGCCCGAGTAATCGAAGTTTATCCTGGTGAAGATGGAAGAGTTAGAGTTGCTAAGGTTCAAGTTGGACGCAACACCCTCACTCGAAGTATCTCCAAACTGTGTCCCTTGGAAATTTGCAAGCAGTGA